The Rosa chinensis cultivar Old Blush unplaced genomic scaffold, RchiOBHm-V2 RchiOBHmChr0c11, whole genome shotgun sequence DNA window CCCTCTcatctttttgttctttctttttctttttgcctcCTTGAAGACTCTCAacctttccctttctctctatATCTGCTATGTATCAACAAGAAAAATAATAGCACGTATAGGTTTAGAGACCTACATATATTTGTTATATGAAGATACTATTCATTTAAATTTCTTTGAATACACATTGATAAAATCAATAGCAGTCAATTTCTTCATTTACTAGAAATAACTAATTCATATTCTTTATGCACTGCTCAACTCTATTGAGacgataagaaaatattatttcattttctcATGGTCTCATGATATTTCTTATTTGAGAAAGATatattttatctatttattacTAAACAATCATATAATATGCTAGtaagattatttatttctaAAATGTCTGGGGTGTTTCATTTGGGCTACCTACCCCCGGGAGGGTTGGGGATGCTTTCTAGGAGCAAATGCCTAGACCAAAAATTCCATAGACATCAACAGTTACAGAAACAAGAGGGGACAAAAGTGGCAAAATTCCGAGGACTAGAATAGCCATTTAACACAAACACAAGGACCAATAATTACAAAGGCAGAACCGAAGCAATTTGAACTCCCCCACTTCTCTTGGTTGGTGCACTGTTCTGTTCGTCTCCTGCAGAGCAGTCAGTCGTtgaaaatcatcatcatcatcatcagtgagtgagcttctcttcttcttattcttcttcttcttctgttttctgATTGTCTTCTTTATCCCTAACTTATGTTGTCTTCTTTATCCCTAACATGTGTTACTGATCACAACCCTTAAACAGTAGCTACTGCTTAAATTTGTGTTAAATAGAAAACCCAACTTCATTTTACTCGATTGTAGTCAAGTTATGATTTTTATGGTCTCTTGTTGGTTCTAAAATACAAAACCCAAGTTTCACTGATTTGGGTTGCTTTCCTTTTCTTCAGCCAAGCTCTGATTTTTTGTTGTCTcgaatttaatttcttcttcgaCTGAACTAGAGAGGAGAATTAAATCAATGGCTGACACACCTAATTCTAGTGATGAAGACCTCAAGAAACATTTGATGAAGGTTTATGAGGATGTGACCAAAGACTCTGAGGATAAGGAATCGAGAAAAATATTTGATTGGATTGTGGACTACGATGCCCTTAATGCAAATACGATTCATATGTTCAGTTCTCTGGCAGATTGAGCGAGAGAGCTCTTTAAGCCTCACTCTGAGCAGACCACACTGCCGGAAGTGGCTGTCTTCACCATGGTGATTATGGCCTATGCCGGCAATGGCAAGACCAAGGATGCTCACAAGGTCTACCAGCAGATGATAGCCTCCAGTGTCACCCCCACCACCTACACTTACACAGTACTCATCTGCGGATTTGCAAAAGACTTTTCGGATTCTAGTTTTGTTGGGTATGCCAAGAAGTATTTCCTTGAAATGTTGGATAGGGGGATGAAGCCCCAATATCAACCCTACATGTATGTTATGGACGCCATTGCCTACCGAGAGCCAGTGGAGGAGGTCAAGAAGTTCCTTGAGCAGATAAAAGCTAAGGGGTTCATCCCTGAAATCGATGGTTTTCAATACAAAGACGACCACCTCACAGAAGCACTGCAGGAAATGAAAACGTATGTTGATCTTGTCAACAAGAACATCACTGACAAGGCTGTTCAAAAATTGTTCTGCGAGTCACGCACCTGCCCCTGGATAGAACGGTCGATGGAGATGCACAAGGCTTTGGTAGAGGATGGAAATGGGCATGAGGCCATCGAGTTCTATCAAACCATTCAACAGACAGCCGTAGAGCCATTGGTCCAAATCCACACCTCTGTTATGAAAGCCTACCTCAAGTTGGGCAAGACCAAGGGTGCTCTGGAGGCGTATCTGGCCATGGGTCGCCCCCAACTCCTACAGGCTACACTTACACTGTTGTAATCAAGGGACTCAGTGCTGACCCGGACTTCTTTGGAGATGCCAAGAAGTACTTGCTTGAGATGATGGACAAGGGGAAGCAGCCTAATGTTGCTACCTATACTGCGGTGATAGAAGGCTTTGTGCTTTGGGAGGAAACGACAGCTGAAGAGAAGGGCAAAGAGTTTGTGGAGGTGATGATGGGTAAGGGTTTTGTGCCTAATGCGAAGGCTATGATGAAGGTTTTAAAAGGCAGACCAAAACTGGTAATTAGAAGGGTCATGAACATTGTACTTTCCAAGTTGAAGAGCTGATGCTTTGCTTTATTGTGGTTATGCTAGCAGCTTCGGGATTAGGTGGTTGGTTTAATTATGGGGAGGTAGTAGCTTCAGGATTATGAGATCATGTGGGATTGGGTTTCAGTAGGGGACTTGGTTCGTTTCTCTATCATTTTGAATGGGACATTGGGGTAGCGTAATGCTGAGATTGAATTAGATAATTATGTAGGACCGGTTTTCAATACCAGATGTTGACCTCTCTGTTTGTTAATGTTGATATTGAAGTAGTCTGTGGTGATTATCCTTTAGTTTCTGTTTCCTTTTTCGTGGTCTTGTGCGTTCACTTTTAGACACCTGAAATTTTCAGCTTTTGAAGGGTTGTGCATGAAGGAGAAGCTACTTTTTTGGTATATCCAAAAGACACACCTTAAATTGTTGTTATGCTAGATATACAGTTCAGAGATAATAATTAAGGAAATGGATAGTTTGAGGGAACAAAATTGAACTTGAAACCTTGGATTTAGTTCAAGAACTTCTGTCATTTTGAATTGTCTGCGGTttgtatttttaattcttaatgCATTCTTCTCTTATGTTGAACGAAGGACCTCTTGATCACAATCTATGCAACTAATTTAGGGTTAATCGCAAGACTTCATTTAGTTGTTGTAACCTCTGTTTGAGTAGAATGGAGTGGCAATCCATGTGGTTGAAGTAAAGGTGTTTATTCAAGTTATAAGTGGTCTTTGAAGTGAATTGTTCTACAAATTGTGTTTTTCTATTCCTtgaatttagaaaaaaaaaaaaaaaaaaaaaataccctgCTTCTGGTGCACATGAGGAACAATCATGTgttgttgttggttttttttttttttttttactcttatCTGACCATTTGGGAATATATGTAGATTTTGCACTTTCAGTTTAGTGGCATCGTATTCTCTTGTTCTTAGATTATCAGTCAATAGGAAATGTAGCTTTGTCTAGTTTTGAGTTATGCCTATCAAATTTGATTATTGGCATAAACATTTCCTTCATCTGTGGTACTAGGGCAATGTTTATCAGTATTAACCCATCGCTATCTGATTGAATTCAAAGTACCCATCGTTTATCTGCAGAATGTGCAAGTGTTCAAAATGTTGCAAGAAGATTTTGTTCTTGAGTAATTCAATTAGATGCtagctcttctctctctctctctctctctctctctgctgtaTACATCTAGCTGATGCATACTTTATTTATATGAATTTTTCTTATAGttgattgattttgagaatggttggttttttttttttttttgccttctaATTAGTGCAGGTAGATTGGGAAAAGTatatacaacaatatattcagAACACATGAAGTCAAACTGGGAGATTTTTGACTTAAAGAAAATGTATAGTTGTAAATGATAGAGTACTAGCTTTATGAAATGAGAATCATAATTCTTTGTAGCTTCATCATGTGAACATCATGAAGTAGTACCATCTCGTTCATCAGGTAGTATTACCTCGTTTTTGGGCAAAAATGATCTTGCTGGAGTAGTAACTGCTAACAACATCAAGTTTCAATGACATGCAGGTTAGGTTCACAGAGCATTAGCAGTATACAGTTAGCTGTGTAGTAGAAATTTCCTTTGTTCATTGCATTAGGCTGTGATCACCCTTTACCTCAAATTTGTTGTTTAAAGAGACGATGATTACCAATAGGTGATTATTATTTCATGCCAAAAATAAAATGTCTCCTTAAAACTTTTGCAAGTCTGCACTTTTCCACTGACACCCCTTCACTTACCTACCCTTTCTCCTAATCTCTcactctttttcctttttgtgcAGAACAGAGTTTGTGTTTCTTGGCTAATTAGTTTGGAATATTATGTATTTTGGGAAGCAATGATCCAGATAATTAGTTGTGTTTGTTTTCACATAAGGAATGCATTTGGGATTCAGTTCAGATTTCACATATTGCATAGCGAGTGCACATAAGGAACCCAGTTGTAGTTAGTTATATTGCAATTCGATTAGCCTTTGTCTATAAGAATAACCATAACAAATTTCACTTTACTTGTACCAGTGAACTGTTCTACTAATGGTGTCTCCACTTCACTTTGACAtgagaaagaaaatttttctgtttctgGCTTTCTGCCTCCTTTGTATGCACTCTGTATAAGGTAACATTCATTTATTCTGTTTTTCTCTCATTTGACCCTTTGGGAATATCTGTAAGTCTTGCACATATCTTCTATTGACTAGTAATCTCTTAATATTAGATGTTCAATAAATAATAGTTTCAGTAATGATTATAAAATTAGATTACAGGAAAATACACATTTCCTTAATCCTCTTATGAACTCAAAATTATTTCTGTCAGCTTTACTTCATATTAATATCCTAGTTTAAATCACTATGCACTTTCTAGGAGTTTGATGCCTTCTGGATTTGGGAATGTGCTGATACAGCGAAGTTTACAAACAATTACATATGATTGTCTGGTTTTAATGTTATCCATCTATTGTTTGTTAAGTGTACAAGTGTTCAAACTCTTGGAAGAAGAGTTTTGTTTTTGATATACTTAAGTGTGATGTtagtttttgatctttgttgttTATATGTAGTTGATTACTGCCCACTTGTTGTCAttacttttgaatttgtttacaGTTAACTGTTTTCGGAAACAGCCACTAATGACATTAGATTCAATGCCATGAAGGTTAGATAGAGGTTACACTAGTTTTGCTTAATGCCATTAATAAGCAGAAGTTATTGAACTTTGTCATAGCGTTCTCTTTCGTCTACCAATACAAGTCAATTAGGGTTGAATCTTTTTGTCTGTGTGTCGAATAAATGTGATATGTGGCTCACTGCTATTATCTGTAGTTGAGCATAGTCCCTAAGAGAGTAAGAGGTATATGCATTAGGCTTTATGCAGTCACTAAGAGGTATATGTATTAGGCTTCATACGTTGAGACATCaaactgtcaaatttttggcATATTTAACAgctttctttgtaattgtcaATATTAATGGACCTTTCAAACTGCCAATACTTGATTAAGACCCTGGACTTCAGTTGGGTCCCCAAATCTTGAGAGGCTTCCCAATTCCATTAGAAGAAAATCATCTGTTCAGGGATATTGGATAGGATTGGCTCTGTAATAAAAATTTTATCTGTAGCAATTGGAGGTCTCAAATACCTGGTTTTATTGACTCTGATAGGTTATAGAAAGTCTAGATATACTTCGCCATTGCATCAGCATCATATTATCTGTGTAAGGAAATTGGATACAATTGGTTATTCTTCTGTTCTAGGTTTTTACTCCCAGTTGCAACTCGTCAGATCTGGTCTTTGGCCTCAAAATGTTTCCAATTTTCTTTCCTCAAACTAATTAACCAGCTTTCCACCAATCTACTATGTggccttatgtatttatttcCTGTTGGCTTTGTTTGAATGTAGATGGCAGGGCGAAGACTTGTCAGTTATTGGTTTAATTAGCACTAAAGGGGGTGTGATCTGTTATCACATCTTCTGTTGTTCCTTGTCAGGTTTTGGTGTGGGCTTTGGGATGTGTGCTATGGCCTCAGACTGGTCTTTGATCTTGGTTACAGAGCTGTGAGGTGGAATCTTCGTTTCTGTTCCTCCAACTCACTTGGAAGACTTGCATCCTCTCTAGAGTCTCATATACAGTTGCAAAGAGTTGTTGGGAAGGATTTGAACTGCCCCCAGAAATTTGAGCCTCTCTTAAATCTTTGTTGCCAACTCTCTTGCATTCCTTTTTATTTGACCCT harbors:
- the LOC121050884 gene encoding pentatricopeptide repeat-containing protein At5g61990, mitochondrial-like — encoded protein: MVIMAYAGNGKTKDAHKVYQQMIASSVTPTTYTYTVLICGFAKDFSDSSFVGYAKKYFLEMLDRGMKPQYQPYMYVMDAIAYREPVEEVKKFLEQIKAKGFIPEIDGFQYKDDHLTEALQEMKTYVDLVNKNITDKAVQKLFCESRTCPWIERSMEMHKALVEDGNGHEAIEFYQTIQQTAVEPLVQIHTSVMKAYLKLGKTKGALEAYLAMGRPQLLQATLTLL